TGAACATCACCGCCAACGAGCACTTTCGCGGGCTCGATGCGGAGCACCTGGGGTGGATGGCAAGCAGCCGCCACGCGGGGCACTATCAGCCGCTGACGTGGCTCAGCTACGCGCTCAACTACACTGCCGACGGGCTGCACCCGCGCGGCTATATCGCAGTCAACCTCCTGCTGCACGCGGTTAACGCTGCGCTCGTTTTTCTGCTCATCACCTGCCTGCTGCCCGATGGTGGACGACGCGGGCTCTACTGGGCCGTCGCCGGAGCGCTGTTCTATGCGCTGCATCCGCTGCGCGTCGAGTCCGTCGTGTGGGTCACGGAGCGCCGGGACGTACTCGCACTGTTCTTCCTTTTACTCAGCCTGCTGGCCTGGCTGCGCTCACAGCAGAAACCTGAGCGGCTCGGGCTCTTCTATGCGCTCAGTCTGATCGCCTTCGCCCTCTCGCTGCTCTCCAAGGCCTGGGGGATCGTCTACCCGGCGGTACTGTTTATCCTGTGCCTTTACCCGCTACGGCAGCGTGCATTTGGGAAAATCATTGTCCGGCTGCTTCCCTTCGCATTGCTGGCGCTGGGCGCGGCCCTGTTGGCAGCATGGGCCCAGTCCGAGCAGGCTATGGCCACGCTCGCCGAGCACGGCGTAGCTGCGCGGCTCGTCCAGGCCATCTGGAGCCCGGCCTTTTATCTCGGGCAGACGGCATGGCCGCTGAATCTCTCCCCCCTCTACCTGCTGCCAAAAGACTTTAGCCCGTGGACAGCGAGCATGCTCGCGGGAGCAGCCGTTACACTGGCGATCACCGCCCTACTGATCGCGCGAGCCCGACGCGCACCGGGCTTGCTGACCGGTTGGCTGATCTTTCTGGTGCTGCTCGCGCCGGTCTCGGGGCTGGCTCAGAGTGGCCCGCAACTCGCGGCCGACCGCTACACCTATCTGGCTGGGATCGTCCTCGCCGTCGGTGTCACAGCTGCTGGACGGTTCGCCGGGCAGCGCTGGCCCGAGCAGCAAAAGCTGCACGCGGTTGCCATGGCGATGGCCCTGGCGGTGCTGGCCATGCTCACCGTGCGCCAATGCACGGTCTGGGAGAATGCCGAGACGCTCTGGGGGCGCGCCATCTCGGCTGATGCGGACAACTACGTGGCCTACTTTAACCGCGCCCAGCAGGCCGACCACGCAAACACACCTCACCGGCTACAGGACCTCAACCGTGCGATCGAGCTGGACCCATCCTATGCCCAGGCCTACGCACTGCGGGGCGAGCTGAACCTCAACGCCGGGCATACCGCAGAGGCCCGTGCAGACCTCGACCACGCCATCGAGCTGGACGCCTCGCAGGCCCAGGCCTGGAACAACCGCGGCGTCCTGCGCCTAAACACCGGTGACAAGAGCGGCGCGCGCGAAGACTTTACCGCTGCCCTTGAGCGCGACTCCAGCCTCTACGAAGCCCATATCAATCGCGGTCTGCTCCGACAGCAAGACGGGGACCGAGCCGGAGCCCTGGCCGACTATGATGCGGCCATCGCCCTCAACCCCAACGTGTGGCAGGTCTACTACAACCGCGGCCTGCTGCGTGCTCAGCAGGGCCAGGCCGAGGCGGCGATTGGGGACTTTACCCGGGTCATTCAGCTCAATCCGGGCTTTCCCGGAACATATCGCGAGCGAGCGGTACTGTATAACAAGACCGGTCAGGCCGCCGCCGCCCAGCAAGATCTGGTAACCGCACGGCGCTTGACGCAAAAGCCTTGATCCGTGATCTGCGGTCAGGGCCGTGTCGCAATCTCAGCACAGGTGGGCACCCATCACAGAACCCGTACCGCACCATGAATTTATCATCTGTACTCAGTACGTCCGCGTGCGTGCTGGCCCTCAGCCTCACCTCTCTCCACGCCGATCAGGCACTGGCCGAGGGCTTTTCACTGAGCGATAACGACGCCAGCGTCCACATGAACAACATCGGCCAGCTCGGCGAATGCGAGAGCGGAGCCGTACGCTTCCCCGGCGAGGAGGAAATCCTGCTCACGATCATCCCCTTTGGAGAGCAGGGTAAGGCGACCTTTAACCGCGAGCGCTTCACACAGGCCGTGCAGGAGCGCATCGCCATGAGCCTCACCGGCACCACCGATACCGACAGCCTCAAAGATCAGGCTCTGGGCCAGAAGATCGACCAGCACTGCACCAGTCAGGGCATGAGCAGACCCCACTGCTATCTGGCAGGGGCCAGCCTCACCGCGTCTTCAGATAATGCCTCGGAGTACAGCGATGCGGTGATGTTTATCCTGACGGATAAGGCCATCCTACAGGCGGTCTACAGCCCCTATCCGGGCGCCCGCAAACCCTCCGGCACCACACCGGCCGAGCTGATGAAACAGCTCGCAATGAACCTCGAGTACTCGAGCCCAACGCCCGACAAAGGCACTGAATCATCCTAGTCAGAGAGGATAGCCGGACTCATCCATTTCCAGCAGATAGATGGGCCACAGAGGTGCGGAGTTTTTCTCTTTGTTCTCCGCATCTCTGTGGCGACTTTACTTCGACATAGACTCCGGTGGGATAAGGTTCATATAAGGTACCCCATCATGAAGGGATATACGCGTTACGTTAGCCATATTCTGCTCCTACTCTTGCTGGTAATCCCCGGCTCGCGGCTGCTCGCCGACCAGGAATTGGGCTATGGCTATCGCTTGAGCGACAACAAAGCTGCAGTAGACATCAGTGAAATAAAAAGCGATCCGAACGCCAAGGCCTTGGCGGTTACGCTAACCTACGAGGGCGAGGAGCCGATTTTGATCTCCTTGATACCTTTTGCAAAGGATGGCGCCGAAGGCGTTAACAGAGATGAACTGACTCCTGAAACCCTAAAGACCATGTCGATGCTTTTGACCGGAGTCAAAGACCCGAGCCATGTACAGGAAATCGACTTGGGAGAGGGGGTCGGCAAACACTTGTCCGAACAGGGCATCCAGCCCAGCTACTGCTTTCTGACCTGGGACAAACTCTATGACTACAAAACCGGCAAGGCTTTCAATGAGACAGTCTATGCGGGCTCAATGCTCACGTTGTTCACCGACAAGGTCCTGCTGCAGGCCTTCTCACAGCGCTATCCGGTCAGTGGCGAGGAGCTTCCCACCATCCCTGTGGAGCTGATGAAGCGCCTGGCGATGGATATTAAATTTACCCCTGAGCGCGAGTAAACTTCCGCCCCAGGGCGAGGCGGTGGATCTTGGCGTTGTGGCGCACATCCACCGGCAGACCCGCCTCGATAAAGACCCGCCCGATGCGCTGCGTGAGCGGGTGAGAAGCGGCAACCGCGAGCATCTCTTTTTCAAAAGCTGTCCGAGCACTCGGGCTCGTGGGGAGCTTGCCCGGGTCAGGCTCGATCACGATAGCCGGGGTCTGGTGGCCGGGTTTCCCGAGGCCGATCAGGGCACTGCGGTAAACATCCGGGTGTCGGTTAAAAATCGCTTCGCAGCAATCGGTGTAGAGGTCGCCTTCGGGCGTCTGGACACGCTCGGCCTTACGGCCACAGAACCAAAGCCGCCCGTGCTCGTCGAGATACCCCAGATCGCCCATGCGATGCCAGATCCTGGACGGGTCAGCGGAATCAGAGAGTTTGGCGGCAGCGGTGGCCTCGGGGCGGGCTTCGTAGCTCTTGGTCACTGTGGGGCCGCAGACAGTGATCTCGCCAATCTCACCGACCGGCACACACAGATCGTCAGCCATTTCACGTAAGGGAGCGTCCGTCAGGCGAATGATCCGGACCGTCATCTCTGGAAAAGCCGTACCCACGCAGGTGCCGCGCCCCTCATCGGTAAGCGGCTGCGTCTGCTCCAATATCTCGCGCCCACAGATGCTGGCGACGGGCAGCGCCTCGGTCGCGCCATAGGGGGTGTTGATCTCGCCAGCGGGCAGGAGGGGCTTCATACGCCGGATCAGACCTGGCGGGACGGGTGCGCCCGCCATCTGAATACGCCGGACGGACGGCAGGGTCTTCCCCTCGCGCTCGCAGTAGCGGGCAATCAGGCTCCACAGGGCGGGCGAGCCAAAGCTGTTCGTGACCCCGGCCTTCTGGATCGCTTCCACGATTTTAGCGGGATCAGCGGCAGCCGGTTTTGAGGGGTCCATCTCGGGGACCACCGTGGTCATGCCCAGCGCCGGGTTGAACAAAGCGAAAACCGGCAGCAAGGTCAGGTCCACCTCGCCGGGCTCAACCTGGTAGCGCTCCTTGAGCAGACGCACCTGCGCCTCGAACATCCCGTGCTCGTAGCGCACGCCCTTGGCCGGACCAGTCGAGCCGGAGGTAAAAAGGATGGCCGCTAAGTCCGTAGGGCTGGCGACCGCGAAGTCGGTCGGAGGACGACTCGCAGGGGCAGACTGCTCAGCACTCTGAGCCAGGCAGGCGCGCCAGCGACGGGAGCCGACTGTCAGCTTATGCCGGAAGCGGCAGCCCCTTAGCAGGAGCGGGGAGAGCCAGGTGGCGGCGGGGATACCCATCAAGGCTTCGGGGCGGCTTTGCCGCACACAGGAGCGGAAGTGCTTCCACCCCATCCCCGGATCGATCACGACCGGAACGGCCCCGACCTTAAAAAGTGCGAAGACCGACAGAATCAGGTCAAAGCCGGGTTTGACCATGAGTAACACACGCGTCCCCCGGCGGATACCGTGCTTTTCACAATAAGCGGCTGCGGCGCATGCGCTGGCTTCAAGGCGCTTAAACGATATCGCCTCGTACGACAACTCTCCCTGGCTGCGCAGCGGCAGCTTAAGGGCGGGTGCATCCGGGCTGGCCTGAGCAGCTAGCGTCAGGTAGCGGGCGACATTGGCGTTACCGTCGCCCATTATGAAACCCGATTGGCCCCTGGGGCCGGGATTAGTAGTCGGCTACGACGATCGTGCCCCAGAGCAGGGACAGATTGTCGCCGGATACGTTCTTGGTCGGGTAGAGCTGGTCGGTGTGGACGTTGATGTTGTCGTCCTTGAGCTTTTTGTACGAGCCGGGCGAATAGCTGACCAGACCGAAAGCGTCAAAATCCTGATTTGCACGCACATAGGCGGGATGGACACCATCCGGCACATTGCTGCAGCCAGCGAAAACCATAGCGGCAAGGGCGGTAATACCAACGAGAAGGGAAGCAGAAGACTTTTTCATGTACTTAGAGTGAAGGGTCAGTTGACGTAAAATTAGGTAACACTTCAAGGTTAAATTTTCCTGCGATCTTTCGCCAGTCTTTTAATTTCCACCGGCAGGAGCAGATTCGGGGGCGATGACACTGCGGATGACCCAGCTGAGCTGCTGAATCGTATAGGGCTTCTGGATCGTGGCCTGAAAGCCGTACTGCGCAGGATTGAGCAAGACGGGGTTATTCGTATAGCCACTGGTGACGATGCATTTGATGTCAGGGTAACTTGAGCGCAGCCTCTCGGCAGCCTCGACTGCGCCAAGACCACCCGGCACGGTCAAGTCCGCGATCAGCACGTCGTAGGAGTTTTCGCGGGCCTCCGCCTCTTCATAGAGGCGGATCGCCTCGTCCCCGTCCGCAGCAAACGCCACCTCGTAGCCCAGGTGGGTCAACATGTCGCCGGCGATCTGGCGAATCATCTGCTCATCATCCATGAGCAGGATCCGGCCCTTGCCATGGTAGAGCTTCTGCTCCGGCTCGCGCGCCTGCACTGAGGCACTGGGCAGCCCGGGCAGATACAAGATGAAGGTCGTCCCCACGCCGGGCTCGGAGTCCACCATGATATGCCCATCATGGTTTTTGACGATGGAGTAGCTGGTGGCCAGCCCCAGCCCGGAGCCCGTCTTTTTCGTGGTAAAATAAGGGTCGAAAATCCGAGCCAGATGCTCAGGCGGGATACCGGGGCCATTATCGGACACGGAGACTCTTACGTAAAAACCGGGCTCCAACGGGATCGACGGCTCGGCCCCCAACTCGGCATTCTCCGCCTGAATCTCGATACGGCCGCCCTTCTTCATCGCCTGGGTGGCATTGATGAGCAGGTTATTCAAAACCTGCGCGATCTGGCCCTCATCCACCTCGACCGCCCACAGGTCCTCGGGGACACTGAGCTGGCAGCGGCAATTCGAGCCGCTCAGCACGAACCCTGATGACTCACGGATGAGCTCGTGCAGGCAGGTGCGGTTCTTGACCGGCACACCGCCCTTAGAGAAGGTCATGAGCTGATGTGTCAGGTCACGCGCCCGCAAGGCGGCTTTTTCAGCGGCCTTGAGAATCGTAAAAAGCTGGTCCTGGGGCTCGCAGCGGTTTCTTGCCAGAGAGATATTACCGAGGATACCGGTCAGGATGTTATTAAAATCGTGCGCGATCCCACCGGACAGGAGCGCGATCGACTCCATACGCTGGTTTTTCTGAAGCTCGCGCTCCAGCCGCACCTGATTGGTGATGTCGGAAAAGACCAATACGCAGCCGGTCAGCCTGTCCTGGGCGTCTAAAATCGGGGAGAGCAGGAAGTTGATCTTACGCTCGATCCCATCAGCCGTCACCAGATGCCGATCTGCCAGGGGGCCAACCGCCTGGCCGCTGCGGAAGACCCGCTCCAGCGGCAGGGGGCTCTCCGCCTTTGACTCAGCATCCAGCAGGTGAAAAATCTCCCGTAGAGGCTGCCCGGCCACATCCTCCAGCCGCTGCCCGATGAGGCGCTCCCCCTCGCGGTTCACATAATCGATAGCGCCCTTCACATCCGTAGTGATGACCCCCTCGCCAATGGAGCTGAGCGTGACAGCGAGCTTCTCGCGATCCAGTTCGCGCTGGGCCTGCTCAGTCCGCTGGCCGGAGATATCTTTCAGGATAAGGACACACTCGCCAGTAGCAGCTTCCGGCGCGAGGACCTCTACCCCAGCCCAGAACTCCCGGCCATCCGCGCGGGAGAAAGACATTTCGCAAGCCTCGGAGCGGCCTGCCACCACCAGATCCGCCAAGACCCCAAAGGTAGCGGGGCGGGACTCGCCCAGATCAAAGGCTGCCTGCACCTGCGCCCGGCCATAACCACTCAGATGCTCCCAGGCCGGATTGACATACTCGACAGTAACCTCCCCCGGCGTTTCGACGGGGTTACGAACAACGGCAATAGCGATATCCAGACGGTCCGCCAGGGAGCGGAGCGTTTCGTATCCGGGACCACTTGGCATGAAGACAGGTATGTTGGCTGCTTCCGGACAAGAGGTTACAGGTTTTGAACGAAAGCAGCGGGTCGGCCCAAACGAGGGGCTTGGTATGCCTAATAAATTAATACACGGGCAAAGAGCCAGAAGAAAAATCATCTGCACTTGCACAATGTCCCGAAATAAAACGACGGGCATCTGCCGCAAACACTGGCCTGATGAAGCTTGACCAAGCCCGCTCGGCTTTCATGCTGGATCCCTTATGGCCAGCGACAACGCCTCCACCCCCACCATGGACACCCTGATCGCCCTGTGCAAACGGCGCGGTTTCGTTTTCCCGTCTTCGGATATCTACGGCGGCTACAACGGCTTTTTCGACTTCGGCCCGCTGGGCGTGGAGGTCAAAAACAACATCAAGAATGCCTGGTGGAGTGACTTCGTGCACCGCCGCGACGACATCGTCGGCCTCGACTCCTCCATCATCATGCACCCGAAGATCTGGGTCGCCTCCGGCCACGTCGGCGGCTTCTCCGACCCCATGGTCGACTGTAAGGAGACCAAGCTGCGCTACCGCGCCGACCAGCTCTTTTTCCAGAGCTTCACCTTTACCCCCGACGGCGAAGGCGAAGCCATGACCTATAATGTCGTGGTCGTGGAAGCTGACGACATGGATACCGCTCTGGCCGAGCGCGCCGCCAAGGTCGCCAAGCTCCTCGGCAAGCAGGCCGGCGGCAAGGTCCGCGGTGAGCCCACCGAAGGCGCCGCCATCATCGAGTTTACCGAGTCCACCGAGGAGCAGCGCACCGCTGCCTATGGCCCTGAGGCCACCGAGGCGGGCACGCTGACCGAGCCGCGCGACTTCAACCTGATGTTCGAGACCAAGGTCGGCCCGCTCGCGGACAAGTCCGCCACCGCCTACCTGCGCCCCGAGACCGCCCAGGGGATTTTTAGCAACTACCGCAACGTCGTAGACACCGGCCGCGTCAAGGTGCCCTTCGGGATCGCTCAGGTCGGCAAGGCCTTCCGCAACGAGATCACGCCGCGTAACTTCCTCTTCCGCTCGCGCGAATTCGAGCAGATGGAGATCGAATACTTCATCCAGCCCGACGCCGACTGGCAGACCCTGCACCGCGAATGGATCGACAAGTGCATCGACTGGCTCGTCTCCATCGGCCTGCCCCGCGAGGGCATCGGCGAGGACGTCCACCCCGCCCACAAGCTTTCCCACTACTCCAAGGGCACGACCGACCTCACCTTCCGCTTCCCACACGGGGTGCAGGAGCTGTGGGGCATCGCCTGCCGCGGTAACTTTGACCTCACGCAGCATCAGGAGCACTCCGGTAAGTCCATGGAGTACTTTGACGAGCAGCAGAAGCAGAAGTACATCCCACACGTGATCGAGCCTTCGCTCGGCGTGGACCGGACCTTCCTGGCCGTGCTCTCGGCCGCCTACTGCGAGGACGAAATCCCCAACGACAAGGGCACGCCCGAAAAGCGCAGCGTGATGAAGTTCCACCCGCGCATCGCCCCGTACAAGGCCGCTGTCTTCCCGCTGGTGAAGAACAAGCCCGAGCTGGTCGAGCGCGCCCGCAAGCTCTACGAGCGCCTGCAAAAGCGCTGGACGGTCTTCTGGGACGTCTCCGGGGCCATCGGCCGCCGCTACCGCCGCCAGGACGAGATCGGCACCCCCTTCTGCATCACGGTGGACTTCGATACCATCGAGAAGGACGCCGGCGTCACCATCCGCGACCGCGACACCACCGAGCAGATCCGCCTCTCCGAAGACGAGCTGTTCAACTACCTGTCCGAAAAGATCGACGGCTAGGCGGGTTGCACCCGCTGGCATTGATGGGGCTCTGCCCCATCGCTCGCTAAGGCTCGCTGCCCCGGTTTCTGTAAGGTGAATTAAGCCTGACTTGGCTTACTGTGCTCATTGCATAGCATCGCCATAGCAGAGCGCGTTGAGTTCCCGTAGAGAGACGACATCACCAGTTGCCGTCCGTCTCAAGTCTGCTACCGCCGGGTCAGCCTTGCTCAACGCAACCATCAGGTCGCAGTTCGCCGACAGCAATACATCCGCATCATCCTTTCCGTCTATCCCCTGCTGGAAGGCGTAGGCCTGCATAACAATGTAGCGCAGGGCGGATAGATCCTTTTCGTTGGGAGTCGCATCATTAAGCACACGAATGGACTCCAGAAAACCTTTTACACTCTGATCGCGCTCAATCATGTCTATGCTTGGGACTTCGCCCAGCAAGACACCCGCAGAAGGAGCGAACCAGTGACGTCTGATTTGCCAGGCAACAGCCAACGTGACAATGACTAGACACGTAGCCAGGAGCCACCTTCGAGTGTGTGTAATCTTCACCGTACCGTGATGGTGCTGGTTATACCAAACGCCCACAAGCCTTTTCAACATGTCGAAGTCTCCTCGCCCAAAGGTGGCGACCCAGTTTGGATGCTCTGCTCAGCGATTACTGAAGACAGCAAAGCTGTCTTCAGTAATCGCTGACACGATGCGTAGCATCGAAAATGCAAGCTTCGCTTGCCGCGGGCCTGGGCTGCACAAGCCCAGAAATAAACAAAACCACGATGCTGGGGTAGCGGCCTTTCTGGCCGCGTAGGGGCGCAGCCCCTCAATGCCCGCGGGTGCAACCCGCCCAGTCCACCAGCTCCAGGCGGGGGGTGCGGCGGCCGTTCCAGACGTTCCAGGTGAAGCGGACGGCGAGGTCGATCGGTTCACCGGCGGGTGGCGGGTTGGAGGCACCGTTCCAGGCGATCCCCTGCACACGGCGGCCATGCGCGCCTTTTAAGTCAAAGCGCAGGTGCTTCTGGGCAAACACCTCCGGGGCGCGGGCGAGCATGACCCTTTTGATGCCGAGCACGGGCTCCGGGTTTTCCTGACCGTAGGGACGAAGCTCGTCGAGCTGGGCGAGCAGGCGTTCGCCGAGGTCCCCGGCCTTGACCCAGGTATCGATTTTCAGGCTGGGCTCGGGAGGCGTGTCGGCAAAGAACTTGGCGACCCCCTCGGTGAAGGCAGCGCGAAACTCCTCCAACCGGTCAACCGGCAGGGCAACCCCCACGGCCATGCGGTGCCCGCCCCACTCGGCCAGCAGCCCGTCGCAGCCGTGCAGCACCTCCTGCAGGTCCACCTCGGGGATACTGCGGCCTGAGCCGCGCAGCAGGTCGCCATCGCGCGTCAGCACGATAGCAGGGCGGTAAAAGCGCCGGGCGAGCCGCCCAGCTACGATCCCGACGACGCCGGGGTGCCAGTCGGTGCCAGCGGCGACGAGCGCGTCAGGCGCATGGTCATCGTCAAAGTCCGCCACCGCAGCGTCGAAGACACCGCGCTCGATGGACTGACGCTCACGGTTGAGCGCATCCAGCTCAGCGGCGGCGGCTAGGGCGCGGCTTTTCTTGTCGCACAAAAGGAGTTCCACCGGCAGGGCGGCATCGGCCAGACGGCCTCCGGCGTTGAGGCGCGGGCCAAGGCGGAAGGCGATGTCAGCGGCGCAAAGCGGATGGTCCCTGCCGAGACCGGAGACCTCCAGCAGCGCGGCCAGTCCGGGACGACGCCCCTCGACAAGCTGGCGCAGTCCCTCACGGGCCAGGATGCGATTCTCTCCGCGCAGAGGGACGAGGTCGGCGATAGTGCCGAGCGCGACGAGATCGAGCCAGTGCTTGAGCTTGAGGTCGTAGGCGCGCGGGTCGTCGAGCTGGCGCAGGCGCATGATCAGCGCGTGCACGAGCTTGAAAACCAGCCCCGCCGTACACAGGTCGCGGGCCTGCTCGTCACCGGGACCGGGATAAAGCTTCGGGTTGATAAGCAGGCAGTCGGCGGGGAGTGCCTCCTTGGACTCGTGGTGATCCACGATGATGACGTCGATCCCGCGTTCACGCAGGCGGGCGACCTCGGCCACGGAGTTTGTACCGCAGTCCAGCGCCACGAGCAGGTCAGGGGGATTTCCGGCCAGCACGCGGTCCAGCATGTTGTCACTGAGCCCGTAGCCTTCCTCCAGCCGTCGGGGGACCTGGTAGACAGGATCTCCGCCAAAGTACCGCAGCAGGCTCACCAGCAGCGCTGTGCTGGTCATGCCGTCCACGTCATAGTCTCCGATGACGAGGACATCCTCCCCTGAGCGCAGGGCCGTGAGCAGACGCTCAACGGCCTCTGAGACGAAGCTCAGCTCGAAGGGATTCTTGAGGTGCTTCAGGCGTGGGTCGAGGAAGGCCGCAGCCGGGCCGGGCTCAGGCAGTCGGGCTGCCAGGAGCTCGGCCAGCACGCTGTCCAGCCCCAGCTCCGAGCGCAACGCCTGTACGGCGGAGTCCGGAGGCGGGGTATGGGTCCAGCGCATGAGCGGCACAGATCAGGCCTTGTCCGGACCGGCGTCGCGCGCACGGCGGGTGGTGGTTTCCCACTCGTAGGTCGGGCGCGTGAGGTGGCGCTCGGTCACGTGCTGACGGCTACCCTTATGCCACCAGAAGAATACCGGGCTGGCGATAAAGATGGACGAGAAGGTACCGGTGAGGATGCCGATGATGAAGATCAACGCGAAGTCGATCACCACGCCTGCCCCAAAGATGTACAGTGCAATCGCGGCCATGAGGGTGGTCAGCGAGGTCAGCAGCGTACGCGAGAGCGTGCGGTTGATCGCGAGGTTGACCGTGTCAAAGAGGTTCATATCGGGGTTCAGATCGAGCTCCTCACGGATACGGTCGAACACGACGATGGTGTCATTGATCGAGTAACCGACGATCATGAGGATCGCGGCCACCATCGGAGCGGTGAACTGGCCACTGCCAATCCCGAAGTACTGCCCGACCACGACAAAGAGGCCGATGGACATGAGCACGTCGTGCACGGTGGCCACCACGGCACCGATCCCGTAGCCAAACTCGAAGCGCAGGGCCACGTAAAGGAGGATACCGACCAGAGCCACGGCCACCGAGAGGAAGGCATTGCGGGTGATCGAGTCGCTCACCGTCGCGCCCACGGCGCTTTCACTGAGCTTGGTCAACTGCGAGTCGGGAAAGGCCTGCTGGAGGGCGGCTACAACCTGCTCGGCACGGCCTTCGGCGGTGTCGATCTGCAGCTTGAGCCGCTCATTGCTGGTCCCGATGATGCTCTGGAAGCCAGCCTGGATCTCGCCCAGATCGTTG
This genomic interval from Ruficoccus sp. ZRK36 contains the following:
- a CDS encoding PAS domain-containing sensor histidine kinase; this translates as MPSGPGYETLRSLADRLDIAIAVVRNPVETPGEVTVEYVNPAWEHLSGYGRAQVQAAFDLGESRPATFGVLADLVVAGRSEACEMSFSRADGREFWAGVEVLAPEAATGECVLILKDISGQRTEQAQRELDREKLAVTLSSIGEGVITTDVKGAIDYVNREGERLIGQRLEDVAGQPLREIFHLLDAESKAESPLPLERVFRSGQAVGPLADRHLVTADGIERKINFLLSPILDAQDRLTGCVLVFSDITNQVRLERELQKNQRMESIALLSGGIAHDFNNILTGILGNISLARNRCEPQDQLFTILKAAEKAALRARDLTHQLMTFSKGGVPVKNRTCLHELIRESSGFVLSGSNCRCQLSVPEDLWAVEVDEGQIAQVLNNLLINATQAMKKGGRIEIQAENAELGAEPSIPLEPGFYVRVSVSDNGPGIPPEHLARIFDPYFTTKKTGSGLGLATSYSIVKNHDGHIMVDSEPGVGTTFILYLPGLPSASVQAREPEQKLYHGKGRILLMDDEQMIRQIAGDMLTHLGYEVAFAADGDEAIRLYEEAEARENSYDVLIADLTVPGGLGAVEAAERLRSSYPDIKCIVTSGYTNNPVLLNPAQYGFQATIQKPYTIQQLSWVIRSVIAPESAPAGGN
- a CDS encoding tetratricopeptide repeat protein, whose protein sequence is MNAPAHSLPRWPLALAVAILALLPFLPALGNGFVWDDELNITANEHFRGLDAEHLGWMASSRHAGHYQPLTWLSYALNYTADGLHPRGYIAVNLLLHAVNAALVFLLITCLLPDGGRRGLYWAVAGALFYALHPLRVESVVWVTERRDVLALFFLLLSLLAWLRSQQKPERLGLFYALSLIAFALSLLSKAWGIVYPAVLFILCLYPLRQRAFGKIIVRLLPFALLALGAALLAAWAQSEQAMATLAEHGVAARLVQAIWSPAFYLGQTAWPLNLSPLYLLPKDFSPWTASMLAGAAVTLAITALLIARARRAPGLLTGWLIFLVLLAPVSGLAQSGPQLAADRYTYLAGIVLAVGVTAAGRFAGQRWPEQQKLHAVAMAMALAVLAMLTVRQCTVWENAETLWGRAISADADNYVAYFNRAQQADHANTPHRLQDLNRAIELDPSYAQAYALRGELNLNAGHTAEARADLDHAIELDASQAQAWNNRGVLRLNTGDKSGAREDFTAALERDSSLYEAHINRGLLRQQDGDRAGALADYDAAIALNPNVWQVYYNRGLLRAQQGQAEAAIGDFTRVIQLNPGFPGTYRERAVLYNKTGQAAAAQQDLVTARRLTQKP
- a CDS encoding fatty acid CoA ligase family protein, which codes for MGDGNANVARYLTLAAQASPDAPALKLPLRSQGELSYEAISFKRLEASACAAAAYCEKHGIRRGTRVLLMVKPGFDLILSVFALFKVGAVPVVIDPGMGWKHFRSCVRQSRPEALMGIPAATWLSPLLLRGCRFRHKLTVGSRRWRACLAQSAEQSAPASRPPTDFAVASPTDLAAILFTSGSTGPAKGVRYEHGMFEAQVRLLKERYQVEPGEVDLTLLPVFALFNPALGMTTVVPEMDPSKPAAADPAKIVEAIQKAGVTNSFGSPALWSLIARYCEREGKTLPSVRRIQMAGAPVPPGLIRRMKPLLPAGEINTPYGATEALPVASICGREILEQTQPLTDEGRGTCVGTAFPEMTVRIIRLTDAPLREMADDLCVPVGEIGEITVCGPTVTKSYEARPEATAAAKLSDSADPSRIWHRMGDLGYLDEHGRLWFCGRKAERVQTPEGDLYTDCCEAIFNRHPDVYRSALIGLGKPGHQTPAIVIEPDPGKLPTSPSARTAFEKEMLAVAASHPLTQRIGRVFIEAGLPVDVRHNAKIHRLALGRKFTRAQG
- a CDS encoding glycine--tRNA ligase, whose amino-acid sequence is MASDNASTPTMDTLIALCKRRGFVFPSSDIYGGYNGFFDFGPLGVEVKNNIKNAWWSDFVHRRDDIVGLDSSIIMHPKIWVASGHVGGFSDPMVDCKETKLRYRADQLFFQSFTFTPDGEGEAMTYNVVVVEADDMDTALAERAAKVAKLLGKQAGGKVRGEPTEGAAIIEFTESTEEQRTAAYGPEATEAGTLTEPRDFNLMFETKVGPLADKSATAYLRPETAQGIFSNYRNVVDTGRVKVPFGIAQVGKAFRNEITPRNFLFRSREFEQMEIEYFIQPDADWQTLHREWIDKCIDWLVSIGLPREGIGEDVHPAHKLSHYSKGTTDLTFRFPHGVQELWGIACRGNFDLTQHQEHSGKSMEYFDEQQKQKYIPHVIEPSLGVDRTFLAVLSAAYCEDEIPNDKGTPEKRSVMKFHPRIAPYKAAVFPLVKNKPELVERARKLYERLQKRWTVFWDVSGAIGRRYRRQDEIGTPFCITVDFDTIEKDAGVTIRDRDTTEQIRLSEDELFNYLSEKIDG
- the recJ gene encoding single-stranded-DNA-specific exonuclease RecJ, whose translation is MRWTHTPPPDSAVQALRSELGLDSVLAELLAARLPEPGPAAAFLDPRLKHLKNPFELSFVSEAVERLLTALRSGEDVLVIGDYDVDGMTSTALLVSLLRYFGGDPVYQVPRRLEEGYGLSDNMLDRVLAGNPPDLLVALDCGTNSVAEVARLRERGIDVIIVDHHESKEALPADCLLINPKLYPGPGDEQARDLCTAGLVFKLVHALIMRLRQLDDPRAYDLKLKHWLDLVALGTIADLVPLRGENRILAREGLRQLVEGRRPGLAALLEVSGLGRDHPLCAADIAFRLGPRLNAGGRLADAALPVELLLCDKKSRALAAAAELDALNRERQSIERGVFDAAVADFDDDHAPDALVAAGTDWHPGVVGIVAGRLARRFYRPAIVLTRDGDLLRGSGRSIPEVDLQEVLHGCDGLLAEWGGHRMAVGVALPVDRLEEFRAAFTEGVAKFFADTPPEPSLKIDTWVKAGDLGERLLAQLDELRPYGQENPEPVLGIKRVMLARAPEVFAQKHLRFDLKGAHGRRVQGIAWNGASNPPPAGEPIDLAVRFTWNVWNGRRTPRLELVDWAGCTRGH